The Natronoglycomyces albus genome has a segment encoding these proteins:
- a CDS encoding aldehyde dehydrogenase family protein, whose protein sequence is MSDRLQVRKTYKLYMGGKFPRSESGRTYLVTSPKGMPLANASWASRKDVRDAVAAARKAQPGWANANAYLRGQILYRIAEMLEGRREQFADEVAAATGWSKKNAAASVEAAVDRLVHYAGWTDKVTQVFGGANPVNGSFFNHTTAGPTGVVGIIAPQDDPLLGLVSVVAPAIATGNTVVVVSSYERPLPAMSFGEVLATSDVPGAVVNLLSGKASELAPWLASHGDVNAVDLTGVEDKDVLKAAEEAAADTLKRVVRPGKEDFAAAPGTHRLRAFIEYKTVWHPAGT, encoded by the coding sequence ATGTCTGATCGTCTCCAGGTACGCAAGACCTACAAGCTGTACATGGGCGGCAAGTTTCCCCGCTCCGAGTCGGGAAGGACCTACCTAGTGACCTCCCCCAAGGGCATGCCGTTGGCCAACGCCTCATGGGCCTCACGTAAAGACGTGCGTGACGCGGTCGCCGCCGCTCGCAAAGCTCAACCGGGCTGGGCGAATGCCAACGCCTACCTGCGCGGGCAGATCCTCTACCGCATCGCCGAAATGCTGGAGGGTCGCCGCGAGCAGTTTGCCGATGAGGTAGCCGCCGCGACCGGCTGGAGTAAGAAGAACGCGGCGGCGTCGGTCGAGGCCGCCGTGGACCGGCTGGTGCACTACGCGGGCTGGACCGACAAGGTCACGCAGGTATTCGGCGGAGCCAACCCGGTGAACGGCTCGTTCTTCAACCACACCACCGCCGGACCCACCGGCGTGGTCGGCATTATCGCGCCCCAGGATGACCCGCTGCTTGGCCTGGTCAGCGTGGTGGCACCCGCCATCGCCACCGGCAACACGGTCGTGGTGGTGTCCAGTTATGAGCGACCACTGCCAGCGATGAGTTTCGGCGAGGTCCTGGCTACCTCGGACGTGCCCGGCGCAGTGGTGAACCTGCTCAGCGGAAAGGCCTCCGAGCTGGCCCCGTGGCTAGCCAGCCACGGTGACGTCAACGCGGTGGACCTCACCGGAGTTGAGGACAAGGACGTGCTCAAGGCAGCCGAAGAGGCCGCCGCCGACACTCTCAAGCGCGTCGTGCGGCCAGGCAAGGAAGATTTTGCCGCCGCCCCAGGTACCCATCGCCTGCGCGCGTTCATCGAATACAAGACGGTCTGGCACCCGGCCGGGACTTAG
- a CDS encoding aldehyde dehydrogenase family protein: protein MFEYSPAPESRSIVNLRQSYGLFIDGKFVDPVEGNSFKTISPSSEEVLTEVADATDADVTAAVAAARKAYNKVWGPMPALQRGKYLYRIARIIQERARELAVAESLDNGKPIKETRDVDIPLAAQHFFYYAGWADKLEYAIGNAAGQGAPKPLGVAGQVIPWNFPLLMLAWKIAPALATGNTVVLKPAETTPITALLFAEICQEADLPPGVVNILTGGPQAGRAVVEAAVDKVAFTGSTAVGRAIAKSVAGTKKKVTLELGGKAANIVFDDAALDQAVEGIVNGIFFNQGHVCCAGSRLLVQESVAEEVLERLKARMRLLRVGDPLDKNTDLGAINSAEQLERIRELTSAGEAEGAQRWQVDCPVPDNGFWFKPTVFTGVQQAMRIAREEIFGPVLSVLTFRTPEEAILKANNTPYGLSAGVWTEKGSKILWAAEALNAGVVWANTFNKLDATSPFGGLKESGYGREGGRHGLEGYLDV from the coding sequence ATGTTCGAATACTCTCCCGCACCCGAGTCGCGCTCGATTGTCAATCTGCGCCAATCCTATGGGCTGTTCATCGACGGGAAATTTGTCGACCCGGTCGAGGGCAACTCCTTCAAGACGATCTCACCGTCCTCCGAAGAGGTCCTGACCGAAGTCGCCGACGCGACCGACGCCGACGTGACCGCAGCCGTCGCGGCCGCCCGCAAGGCATATAACAAGGTATGGGGGCCCATGCCCGCGCTCCAGCGCGGCAAGTACCTCTACCGCATCGCCCGCATCATTCAGGAACGGGCCCGTGAGCTGGCCGTGGCCGAGTCGCTGGACAACGGCAAACCGATCAAGGAAACCCGCGACGTCGACATTCCCTTGGCGGCGCAACACTTCTTCTACTACGCCGGATGGGCCGACAAGCTCGAATACGCCATCGGGAACGCCGCCGGGCAGGGCGCGCCGAAGCCGTTGGGCGTGGCCGGGCAGGTCATCCCATGGAACTTCCCGTTGCTCATGCTCGCCTGGAAGATCGCCCCCGCACTGGCAACCGGCAACACCGTGGTGCTCAAGCCCGCCGAGACCACGCCGATCACCGCGCTGCTGTTCGCCGAGATCTGCCAAGAGGCCGACCTGCCACCAGGCGTGGTCAACATCCTCACCGGCGGACCGCAAGCCGGACGTGCCGTGGTCGAAGCCGCTGTCGACAAGGTCGCCTTCACCGGCTCTACCGCCGTGGGCCGCGCCATCGCGAAATCCGTGGCCGGAACCAAGAAGAAGGTCACCCTCGAACTGGGCGGCAAGGCCGCCAACATCGTCTTTGACGACGCGGCGCTAGACCAAGCCGTCGAAGGCATCGTCAACGGGATCTTCTTCAACCAGGGCCACGTGTGTTGCGCTGGTTCACGACTCCTGGTGCAAGAAAGCGTCGCCGAGGAAGTCCTCGAACGCCTCAAAGCCCGCATGCGGCTGTTGCGGGTGGGCGACCCGCTGGACAAGAACACCGACCTGGGTGCCATCAACTCCGCCGAGCAGCTGGAACGCATCAGGGAACTGACCTCGGCCGGGGAGGCCGAAGGCGCGCAGCGCTGGCAGGTCGACTGCCCGGTACCGGACAACGGATTCTGGTTCAAGCCAACCGTCTTCACCGGCGTGCAGCAGGCGATGCGCATCGCCCGGGAGGAAATCTTTGGCCCGGTCTTGAGCGTGCTGACCTTCCGCACGCCCGAGGAGGCCATCCTCAAGGCCAACAACACGCCCTATGGCCTCTCGGCCGGGGTCTGGACGGAGAAGGGCTCCAAGATCCTCTGGGCCGCCGAAGCGCTCAACGCGGGCGTGGTGTGGGCCAACACGTTCAACAAACTTGACGCCACCAGCCCCTTCGGGGGCTTGAAGGAATCCGGCTACGGACGCGAAGGCGGCCGTCACGGCCTGGAAGGATACCTCGATGTCTGA
- the deoC gene encoding deoxyribose-phosphate aldolase — protein MGSILSAHDAVRQVRSLPGVDAVGLEERASDLAKRSIKTTSKAAAIDLAISMVDLTTLEGADTPGKVASLCAKARRPDPTQADVPPVAAVCVYPSMVPHAVANLKGTGINIASVATAFPSGQAPLQVKLDDTAAAVAAGATEIDMVIDRGAFLSGNLEKVFDEIVAVKGACGDAHLKVILETGELATYDNVRKASHLAMLAGADFIKTSTGKISPAATMPVTLLMLQAVRDFRAETGTQIGVKPAGGIRNTKDAIRYLVMVNETLGEDWLSPNWFRFGASSLLNDLLMQRLKLAHGHYSGPNYVTVD, from the coding sequence ATGGGATCAATTTTGAGCGCCCACGACGCTGTCCGCCAGGTGCGCTCGCTTCCCGGGGTTGACGCCGTCGGCCTCGAAGAACGCGCGTCCGACCTGGCCAAACGATCAATCAAAACCACTAGCAAAGCTGCGGCCATTGACCTGGCCATCAGCATGGTCGACCTGACCACCTTGGAAGGGGCCGACACCCCTGGCAAGGTCGCATCGCTATGCGCGAAGGCCCGCCGACCCGACCCGACACAGGCCGACGTGCCACCGGTAGCCGCCGTCTGCGTCTATCCGTCGATGGTCCCCCACGCGGTGGCGAACTTGAAGGGAACCGGCATCAACATCGCCTCCGTGGCGACGGCCTTCCCCTCGGGCCAAGCGCCGCTACAGGTCAAACTCGATGACACCGCCGCCGCCGTGGCCGCTGGAGCCACCGAAATCGACATGGTCATCGACCGGGGCGCTTTCCTCTCGGGCAACCTGGAGAAAGTCTTCGACGAGATCGTGGCCGTCAAAGGCGCCTGTGGAGACGCCCACCTGAAAGTCATCCTGGAAACGGGCGAGCTGGCCACCTACGACAACGTGCGCAAAGCCAGCCACCTGGCGATGCTGGCCGGAGCCGACTTCATCAAGACCTCCACCGGCAAGATCTCCCCCGCCGCAACCATGCCCGTCACGCTGCTGATGCTGCAAGCCGTGCGCGACTTTCGCGCCGAGACCGGCACCCAGATCGGCGTCAAACCCGCCGGGGGCATCCGCAACACCAAGGACGCCATTCGCTACCTGGTCATGGTCAACGAAACCCTCGGCGAGGACTGGCTGAGCCCCAACTGGTTCCGCTTCGGCGCGTCCAGCCTGCTCAACGACCTCTTGATGCAGCGGTTGAAACTCGCCCACGGCCACTACAGTGGCCCCAACTATGTGACGGTGGACTAA
- the upp gene encoding uracil phosphoribosyltransferase: MDVRIVEHPLVATRLTAMRDETTDSANFRSALHELTSLLVYEATRDIELSAYDIRTPVTSTSGYTLANPPLLVPVLRAGLGMAESAHNLLPEATMGFVGLARDEATHEPRVYMESLPADLAGRHVIVLDPMVATGGSLVRCCEMIAARGCDNISVVCALAAPPAIERLRNSGLPLTITTASIDDGLNDDAFIVPGLGDAGDRQFGAYRRY; this comes from the coding sequence GTGGATGTACGAATAGTGGAACACCCCTTGGTAGCTACCCGCCTCACCGCGATGCGTGACGAAACCACCGACTCAGCGAACTTTCGGTCCGCCCTGCACGAACTGACGTCGCTGTTGGTCTACGAAGCGACCCGCGACATCGAACTGTCCGCATACGACATTCGCACTCCCGTCACCTCTACCAGCGGATACACGCTGGCCAACCCGCCGCTACTGGTCCCGGTGCTGCGAGCGGGCCTAGGAATGGCCGAATCGGCCCACAACCTGCTGCCGGAAGCCACCATGGGGTTCGTCGGGCTCGCCCGCGACGAAGCCACCCACGAACCGCGCGTCTACATGGAGTCGCTACCGGCCGACCTGGCCGGGCGACATGTCATCGTGCTAGACCCCATGGTCGCCACCGGCGGCTCGCTCGTGCGCTGCTGCGAAATGATCGCCGCGCGCGGTTGTGACAACATCTCGGTGGTGTGCGCGCTGGCCGCACCTCCGGCGATCGAACGCCTACGCAATTCGGGCCTGCCCTTGACGATCACGACCGCCTCCATTGACGACGGCCTCAACGACGATGCCTTTATCGTCCCAGGTCTGGGCGACGCCGGAGATAGGCAATTCGGCGCTTATCGCCGATATTAA
- a CDS encoding GNAT family N-acetyltransferase, with the protein MFFTDPDREVPPGLATDTFRLRPITAADAEMDHAAVMESRDYLRLWEQSSWPEDDFTVEANRADLENLEQRHSERLAFTYTVLNPAETECLGCVYLFATASPMYTRSTITPVADEQWDDYQATVYFWVRKSQLATETDRALLETLRGWLAKEWGLRGFLVITNEQFTQQVDLIEETDLQLRFRFEEPDKPGPYLAYA; encoded by the coding sequence ATGTTTTTCACCGACCCTGACCGCGAAGTCCCCCCTGGCCTCGCCACAGATACCTTCCGCCTGCGGCCCATCACCGCCGCCGACGCCGAGATGGACCACGCGGCCGTCATGGAAAGCCGCGACTACCTACGCTTGTGGGAACAGTCGAGTTGGCCCGAAGACGACTTCACCGTCGAAGCCAACCGTGCAGACCTGGAGAATCTAGAGCAGCGCCACAGCGAACGTCTAGCCTTCACTTACACCGTGCTCAACCCGGCCGAAACGGAATGCCTCGGCTGCGTCTACCTCTTTGCCACCGCATCGCCGATGTACACCCGCAGCACAATCACCCCGGTCGCAGATGAACAGTGGGATGACTACCAGGCAACGGTCTACTTCTGGGTCCGCAAGTCCCAGCTGGCAACGGAGACCGACCGCGCCCTCTTGGAAACTCTGCGCGGCTGGCTGGCGAAGGAATGGGGTCTGCGCGGCTTCCTCGTCATCACCAACGAACAGTTCACGCAGCAAGTCGACCTGATCGAAGAAACCGACCTGCAATTGCGCTTCCGTTTTGAGGAGCCCGACAAGCCAGGCCCCTACCTGGCCTACGCTTAA
- the ykgO gene encoding type B 50S ribosomal protein L36 yields MKVRASLKSLKNKPGSQVVRRRGRVYVINKLNPRFKGRQG; encoded by the coding sequence ATGAAGGTGCGCGCATCCCTAAAGTCACTAAAGAACAAGCCGGGTTCGCAGGTGGTGCGGCGGCGGGGCCGGGTCTATGTGATCAACAAGCTCAATCCGCGCTTTAAGGGGCGCCAGGGCTAG
- a CDS encoding DUF6883 domain-containing protein has protein sequence MTTNSAGSAAAAPHPARPSHWPDFSRATILDGKIAGYALKMDHPKGGGKARVIKSATGLGPEDADNVKQQIWAKANQTGPNTKGRNRWGQVWAVDIDLEGPKGSVRVRTGWMTEDNGVTRLTTVSFPPKGRQ, from the coding sequence CTGACCACCAACAGCGCGGGCAGCGCTGCCGCAGCGCCACATCCCGCACGCCCGTCTCACTGGCCGGACTTCTCGCGAGCGACCATCCTGGACGGCAAAATCGCTGGATACGCCCTCAAAATGGATCATCCTAAAGGTGGCGGCAAGGCGCGCGTGATCAAGTCGGCCACGGGGCTGGGCCCTGAAGATGCCGATAACGTCAAACAGCAGATATGGGCCAAGGCCAACCAAACTGGGCCGAATACGAAGGGGAGGAACAGGTGGGGCCAGGTGTGGGCAGTCGACATTGACCTGGAAGGGCCCAAGGGTTCTGTCAGAGTGCGCACAGGATGGATGACCGAGGATAACGGCGTGACAAGGTTGACCACTGTCTCGTTCCCACCGAAGGGGAGGCAATGA
- a CDS encoding DUF4926 domain-containing protein translates to MKEIDVVELLVDVPEEGLKAGETGTVVLELDEDTVEVEFVDDEGYTTAQLPLRRDQLRVTWSYEG, encoded by the coding sequence ATGAAGGAAATCGACGTCGTTGAGCTGTTGGTAGACGTGCCTGAGGAGGGCCTCAAAGCTGGCGAGACCGGAACGGTCGTGCTGGAGCTCGACGAAGATACCGTCGAGGTCGAGTTCGTTGATGACGAGGGCTACACCACAGCACAGTTGCCGCTACGCCGTGACCAGCTCCGTGTCACCTGGTCGTACGAAGGTTGA
- a CDS encoding helix-turn-helix domain-containing protein yields the protein MMSYGKSPSLARRTLAKKLQKAREAKGLSPQDLGALTGYHKSTINKIERAEQGVKQTQLEGIVKHLDITDEERSYLFSLRLRSNQRGWWESHFDLGSASRISPTTQLLVEAEQAATRIRSLQAEVIPGLIQTQEYHHEMDRAAVPSLRDDSGAGFQIRSRRSQLLFSRDDQPQLEFIVGAGAMHYLSQMPEEVRRGQLQRLEEVASLPNASIHVLDRIHAAAAGGFTLIDSPDLSLVYQDVAHEGSYREEKALLSLYDEIFTHALKQAVGIREYLNEMA from the coding sequence ATGATGAGCTACGGTAAGTCACCATCTTTGGCTCGGCGGACTCTGGCCAAGAAATTGCAGAAAGCCCGGGAAGCAAAGGGCCTGAGCCCGCAGGATCTCGGAGCCTTGACCGGCTATCACAAGTCGACGATCAACAAGATTGAGCGCGCCGAGCAAGGCGTCAAGCAAACGCAGCTCGAAGGGATTGTCAAGCACCTCGACATTACCGACGAGGAGCGGTCCTATCTATTTTCGCTGCGGTTGCGCAGCAATCAGCGGGGATGGTGGGAGAGCCATTTTGATCTTGGCTCCGCTAGCCGTATCTCACCGACGACGCAGCTGCTGGTTGAGGCGGAACAGGCGGCTACTCGCATTCGCTCCCTGCAAGCTGAGGTGATTCCGGGGCTGATCCAGACCCAGGAGTATCACCACGAAATGGACCGAGCAGCGGTGCCCTCATTGCGCGATGATTCTGGTGCGGGGTTCCAGATCCGCAGCCGCCGCAGCCAGCTGCTTTTCAGTCGCGACGACCAGCCTCAGCTCGAATTCATCGTCGGGGCGGGCGCGATGCACTATCTGTCGCAGATGCCCGAAGAGGTACGGCGCGGTCAGCTCCAACGACTGGAAGAGGTCGCCTCGCTGCCGAATGCCTCGATTCATGTTCTCGACCGCATCCATGCGGCGGCTGCCGGTGGGTTCACGCTCATTGACTCTCCGGATCTGAGCTTGGTCTACCAAGACGTTGCCCACGAGGGGAGCTATCGTGAAGAGAAGGCACTATTGTCGCTCTACGACGAGATCTTCACCCATGCGTTGAAGCAGGCCGTAGGCATAAGGGAGTATCTGAATGAAATGGCGTAA
- a CDS encoding DUF397 domain-containing protein, whose product MKWRKSSRSQANGTNSDCVEARTIAGAFQVRDSKLGESSPVFGLAEGEFAGLLRAAKRLGSI is encoded by the coding sequence ATGAAATGGCGTAAGAGTTCACGCAGTCAAGCCAACGGCACAAACTCAGACTGTGTTGAAGCGCGCACGATCGCTGGGGCATTCCAGGTGCGGGATTCGAAGCTTGGTGAGTCCTCGCCGGTTTTTGGTCTGGCTGAGGGTGAGTTTGCCGGGCTGCTGCGTGCGGCCAAGCGGTTAGGGAGCATCTGA
- a CDS encoding DUF397 domain-containing protein has translation MKWRKSSRSQGNGTNSSCVEARVAAGAFQVRDSKLGEPSPIFHLHPGDFSALLRRAK, from the coding sequence ATGAAATGGCGTAAGAGTTCACGCAGTCAAGGAAACGGCACGAACTCGAGTTGTGTTGAGGCGCGTGTTGCGGCCGGGGCGTTCCAGGTGCGGGATTCGAAACTGGGCGAGCCTTCGCCGATCTTTCATCTGCACCCAGGTGACTTCTCCGCGTTGCTTCGCCGCGCGAAGTGA